TGCTAGTCCCACAAGCACCGAAGCAAGTACACTCCTCTGGTCCCGAATAATCATCTTCACAGTCTCACAGAActggaggggggaagaaaaaaaaaaaaaagcaaaagatcaGGATTAAAGAGGAAAGCTCTAACGGGGCAAGCTGGAGCTGCCCAGTCCCTCCGTTCCAGAGCACCCCAGCCCTCAGCGGGCTCCCCAGTGCGCAGCACAGGGCGAGTGGGGCTGGCTCACGGCCCCGCTTGGCCCCGGTACCGGCCGCGGCTCCAGCGGGCTCCGGTAGCTCCGGAGCTGCTTTTTAAGCGCCTGTTAATCGTCCCGCGAATTCAGCGTCGCTCTTCTCGCCGCTGGAAGCCAGCGGAGGCCAGGTCACCCGCCCTCCCGAGCGGCTCCGCACCGCTGCGGGCAGGGGGCCCGTCAGCtccggcgggcggcggccccgggggcgcGGTGCCGGCTGACCCCGTTtcggggagcggagcggggcccCCCGGGAAGGGCAGCCCCGCCCCCGGCACCGCCCACCGCCCCTcccggcagccccgcgcccccccggcGGAGCGGCTCCCGGGCTCCCCGGCGCCGTACCTTGTCCGTCTGGAAGCTGACCGGGGCTCCGTAGCGGCAGTAGGTGACGAAGTGCTCGCAGTTGTTCCAGAGCAAGCTGTAGGCCGTGGCGCCCACCAGCTTCTCGGCCCGGCGCGCCGCCTCCTCGCTGGCCAGCACCTGGTCCTCGAAGAGCCGGTCCATGTGGTTGACCAGGATGCTGCCGCCGTAGGCGAAGTCCTCCACCGTGTCCACGCGGATGCTGGCCGTCCTGGCGATGACGCCCAGGATGAGCCGCTTGTTGGTCACCACCTGCTGGATCTGCCGCCGGTCGCCGGTGAGGACGGGCAGGATGTCGGGCATCAGGTGGGCGACGCGGTTCTCGCCCAGGTAGATGCCGAAGTGGACGAAGAGGGTGCGGGGCACCTCCAGCAGGTCGCCCCGCTTGAAGCAGCTGGTGTCGTAGTAGCTGGGGGCCGGCGGCGGTTCTCCGCCGGAGCCCGCCGGCAGCGGGCGGACGTGGACgaggagcagcagcttctccagcagcagcgaGGCCGCCTGCGGCACCGGGTTCTTCATGGTCGGCGGGGGGAGCCCTCGCTGCCGCCGagcagcgcccgccgcccggccccgcttTTCTAggctgcggggcggggcggggcggcccgggccAGCCCACCGGCTGCGGCGAgcggcagcgcccgccccgggcagcgccgcgATTTAtggcggggcggccggcggcccGGGCCGAGCAGCCCGCACCCAGGGGCCGGCCGGCCCCGCCAGCTGCCCTCCGCCTCCCCCTGCGCTGCCCGGGTGGGATGGCAGGAAAAAGCGCGTCCGGAGCCCTTCGTGCGACCGGCTCCCGGCGCCGCGGCCATTCGTCCTCCTTCTCCCGGCGATGGGACCTGCGGGGCCGCGGGCGCCCGCGGGCGGGGACGGGGCAGGACGGGGACACACGGAGGGACACAGGCTcggaggcagggcagggggctgccgCGGTGTCGCCCGGCGGTGGGAGAGGGGAGCGCAGCCGTGTCACTGGGGCTCAGAGGAAAACGGGCATCCGAGGGGGGCAGCGATCCCCTTTATAATGTAACTCGCCCGAAAAGAAAGAGCGGGAGAAGCCGGGAGGCATCCCCGAGGCAGTTGTCCCTGCTCATCCCGTATGTAAATGACAGGTCCTGGCAACGGAGCCCGCAGCAGCGCAGCCCGCTCGGCTCAACAAAGCCGCTCCGGCTGAGGCCAGTTAAATTGCAGTAGCCCAGCAAATTCCCGCCCCCTCGGGGACTGCGGGATGATGGATGGGACATTCATCTTACCTGGGAGGTGACAGGGCCCCGGGaggggcggcccggccgccccccgaGCCTacatcccttccccagcccccgccgcccggccccggctccAGCTGCGGGGCAAGCGCTGCCCTCGGTGAGACTCGGGGTGCGCGGGGGGATGAGTGAGTTTGTCAGAGcatcttcccccagccccggctccgGAGCTGCCGGCTCGCCTCAGCCATCctcctgcaggctgtggctgctcaCTGTAACACGGCGCCAGGTACAAACCCGgaaagcagggagagcagcGCTGGCGTGCAACTGCTTGGCGCCTCTCCACAGGCAAACCGTGTTGGAACACcgaggttttttcccctctccttaGTCACTTTAAACCTGAGAGCCTGTGGGTCAAGAATGAAATCCCTAGACCGTCCTCGAGCTGCAGAACCTCTTTAGTCACACgagcaaaaaagcaaaaagattccccatcccttttctttccagcagggAAACAGCTCTAGTATGAATAGAAAGGCAAAGGGGATGTGAATGATCCAGCAGGTGAGAGCCTCCTACCGCCACGGATACAGAACCAAGGCCCAGGCAGGATCTTCTGCACAGGAAAGATGAGGCTTATCAATGACCCTAAGCCAGTTTTCCACTcctcagtgaagaaaatatttcaggcaaGTGGGTAACCTCACTGCTTGCCAGCAAAAAGTGATGGCTGGCGTTGCcctcctgcttcctcctgctggagcacagcccaGCTTCCTGGGGAACTGAAGATTATCCTCACCTTGCTTCATCTGCACAGAGGGCCATACCATAACCTCGTGTGGTCAGATCACACACTTCTGACCAGAGCGATCAGGCATTTGGGATTTTCTTTGGAGAGTCTCAGCCAAATTTTTATGCAACAGAGGCTTAGTCCTCTCAAgctttcccacccccccccccaccccccttcaaATGGGATCacttacaaaagagaaaataccttATAGATGTGGTTTGTGATGCTGGTACGAACCTGTGAATTAGCCACCACCCCCACGCAATTACATAATTAAACCAGCATATTTTCAAATCCACATTTAAATGGATTTAGAAGGTTTGAAGCTTTTGCTACTAGTAAATAAaaacagggagaggagggggagcttttctcatttttaactAGTACGTTATTTTTAATGGAcggggggggaaaaaatattaaactccCTCCTCGGGATAAAGGGTCTCACCTGTCTGGTGACAGCCACAGCACCTGGTCCAGAGCTGGAGCATTGTGTCACTGCTGGGAGGTTACCAAAGACTCCACTGAGTCCTGGCACAGTAAGGTTTCCATCTCCCTCCTGCAAGGGCAAGCCCTGgttctgccctgtgctgccatCTTCAgagcttccccccaccccacccccaccccccacccccagaccCTTCCCAAAGCTGCCAAGGGAGCGTCTGGATGGTCCCTGTTGAAATAGGTGTTAGAGACGCTTCATGTCCCACAGTGCAGGTTTCTCTCTCCTGCCCGAAGGAAGGCTGAGGAACTCAGCCGAACGCCCTGGTAGAAACAGCCATTTCCCAGCAGAATGGTTTACTTGGAGGCATCCTTTGTTTGCTTCCTTAATGCTAGTTAGCTTTAATCCCAAAATCACCAGGGTCCATTTCAGGTAAATCCGAAAAGGAAACCAGGATGAAACTGAAGATGAATAGTCACGAAGTCTTACTCCATGGGAGGGTTTCAAAGAAGTCAGGGCAGAGGTGCGACATTTCTGCAGTGCAATTTCCTCGTACCTGAGGCACCCACgagcctcccccctccctccccaacGGAACAACCCCAACTGCATTACACAGCAGGCAGGTCTGGGAAACTGCTTTGCGCCCCCAGCCAAAACAGGCACCCGGCTGCAGCAGGTGAAATCCACCCAGGTAATGCTCAGCCACCACCTTGCAACTGTTGCAAGCGCTGCTGTCTGCAGAACACTTCACACAACATAGCAAAGTAATTGCTGCATGAAGCCTTCCATATTCTAGAAAGACAACCTGCACCCGGCATTTCCTGCTTTTAACATGTTAAGGGCAGCACTCCTATTTAACTTTCAAAGGGCCatgatgcaaaacaaaatttaaaaggtatacttacaattatttttcctctcctctaaAGGGGAAAATCACCCCTGtattttagtggaaaaatgGCTTCATGGAAGATGGCTAAACTGAGAATATGCTCTATGCCTCGAGCACTCTGGCACATCCTTTATCTTGGATCGCTTCTGCATAATAACTTTTGTACCTTTAACACAcaaatttcagtgggaaaattactttgaaatattaaacaACAAACActgacaaagtattttttttggACTTCTAGCTGCTATAGAATAATTTAATGATAAAACTATTTGTTTTTGAGAGTTAGGTGAGCTGTGGCAAGGAGGCTGTGACAGGTAAGAGAACGCAGCCCTTGTTTTGCAATGCAGATGAGCCACAAGCACAAAAACTTCCCAGGCAAGAGGTGTGAGCCAGTTTCCATTACACCGAAACTTGTATATTAGATGGAACCTTATTTCTTACACTAGGCACTACTACTTCCATCCTGCCCACACAGCTAACACAAATCGGGGAAAGAAAGGCAACTGGAAGCTTAAATTCTTGCCCGCAGGAGGAACAGCCCTGGTTTAACAAGCAGGCAAAATgccaaaatgcctttttttttttttttttaaattgaagttAAACCAGCGCTGACTGCATACACGCTCACCTTCAAGTACAATTTATGTTTTACCAAAGCTCTCTCAATTACTCAACCTCTACTGTACattaagaaacaaatgcagcttTACCAAGCTTTCAGGTCAGCTGCGACCGCTTCCAGCAGTACAGGTTCATGAATTCAAAACCTGTTAAGGAGGTCAAGGAGAATAAAATCTTTGGATAGGGATTTTTACAGGCTGTAATTTGTGAGAAAAGTATCTGAAAAGCAGTACCACTTGGTTTCAGCTGGTACGCTGAACCGCATAATGGACAGAAAGCCTGTTTGAAGGATGGTTTCACAGCATCCAAAAGGGCAACTCCAGAGAGAAATAACGCCTTTGTATTGCCATACCCAATCCATCTGAACACTGTACCATTCTTCTCAGCAAATTACAGCTTCCTTTGTAGAGCTGTAAATGACCAGCTCTCTAGAAAATAGTATCATTTACTTCTTCAGTTTTTGTATTTAACAAAGACTGGGGACTGAACAGACAAAAtctgaaggaagaaggggaCCAGCAAGACAATGCATGAAACTGCAGGCAAGTGAAACAACCCCAAATCAAAGAACCTTTGAACTAAGTATTGCTCTCCTCCAGTCAAAGAAACAACATCAATGACTAAAGCAAATTTATACTTCATAAATGTTCACttttattcaaaaataattgtatACACAGTTACAGTCACTTAAACAGCTTATCGAGTgaactgcaaatatttactgTAGCCTTTTTATCCTTGTAGGTTTGCTACTTGGGTCTCccactttgtttcctttcaatACCTCTGTGTCTTGCTAAACTAACAGGCTTCCAAGTTATTAACAAGAGTTTTCTAACAATCAATAACTGTAAACATAATAAAGCCAGCATGCCATTTTCCCTTTGAAGTtaagttatttttctgcaatgaaGTAATGACTCATTTTTTACAACTAGACTGAATCATGCTGTATACACAGCACTTAGGACTCGCTAAGAGAGTAATATACTTAGATGGGTAAAGTGTTCACTTACGATACCTTCCATTCAAAtgagcaaaaccacagaaaaggtGGGAACAATTAACTTTATAGTCCTCATTAGCAAGCAAGAGACTAGCAAATTAATAGTAGTGATAGCACAGATTGAGATTTAGGAACAACTAACAATTTTGGTGacaaaaaaatactcattttcctgattttatctGATATGAGTAGTCTCATTTTGTCAGCACTAAACAATTAATACAGTCCccccaaaataaatgaaaatattagctTGGGAATATAAAATGCCTGAACCTGTGGAGTAATATTTCTACGgcttctgcagaagaaatacagttaGTCATTGGGCCAGAATTTCCACCACAATGTTGTCCCAGGAGGTATGatacagatttttaagtttCTGCCTAATCAGGTCAAGAGGTTCAGGAGTACCCGAATTTGAACATGCCAGTCATGTTGTGCAGGAGGGGAGCCGGGGAGGTGATGGCGCAATCCGGAAAGGGATGGAGCACGCTGCGTTCAAACAGGGTATTCCTTTGCAGCAGGAGACAGACCTTTCTGTGGAAAGTTTGTGGACCCTTCTGTGGGAAGGGCAATGCAAATGACAGTCCAGAATTCAATCCAGGTGGAACTCTGCTGCAGCAAACGAGGACTTAACAGCCCTGAAACAAAACGAGGTATCCCTCCACCACCAGGCGCACCGCCTCCCTGCCAGGAATGCACCACCACGAGAGAGCACGAGCAGGCGGACTAGCTCACTGcactctcctcctctccagattTATTCCCACAGAGATCTGCAATCTCTTACTGATTAATCTATCAGTTGAAAGTTGTAAATTGAAACTGATAGATTAATCAGTAAGAGATGTTAGGAGCTGTAATAATAAAGCCTGCCTTTAATTGGGCAAAGTGCTAGAAGCTCGGTGGATTACCACCAAAGGTCAGCATTTACTACCAGTCACTCTGGAACAGTAACAACGCCAACTTTTCCTTACTGCCCGCTGGGGAAGGCT
The Falco rusticolus isolate bFalRus1 chromosome 1, bFalRus1.pri, whole genome shotgun sequence genome window above contains:
- the LRAT gene encoding lecithin retinol acyltransferase, which gives rise to MKNPVPQAASLLLEKLLLLVHVRPLPAGSGGEPPPAPSYYDTSCFKRGDLLEVPRTLFVHFGIYLGENRVAHLMPDILPVLTGDRRQIQQVVTNKRLILGVIARTASIRVDTVEDFAYGGSILVNHMDRLFEDQVLASEEAARRAEKLVGATAYSLLWNNCEHFVTYCRYGAPVSFQTDKFCETVKMIIRDQRSVLASVLVGLASIVCLGLAPSTTLPTIFIPFILWMAG